A window of Methanocaldococcus vulcanius M7 genomic DNA:
CTCTCCAACATCTCCCTCAACAGGATCTCCGAGCATAATTAATAAATCTCCTTCCTTAGCTCCTCCATCTCTAATGATTAATTCCTCATCAACCAAATCTCCAAAAACAGCAACAGCAATGCAAGATTTCAACTCTTCAACTGTTTGAGTGTTTCCTCCAACTATTGGAATATTTAAGCCAATACTCTGCTTTCTTAAACCATCAACAGCCAATTTTATCTCATCCTCATTTTTTGCTTGAATGGCATTTAACGCAAATTTTGGCTCTGCCCCCATAGCCACAACATCACAAGCGGTGTGAATTAAAGCTGTTTTAGCCCCTAATTTTAAGGGATAGGGACCTTCCATATTCACAACCATGTTTTTTATAACCACTGCATCATCTCCAGCTTTAATTCCACTTTTTAAATCATCAATTAAATCATCAAAGTGCCAAAATGCCTTTCTCGGATAATTGGTTTCTAATATATGCTCTATTGCATTTTTTAGCTCATATTCAAAGTTCTCCATACTTACACCAACTTTTTTAATTTTTTGGCTTTTTCAACATTTTTAACTTCTTTATAAGTTAGGGCAATGATTTTGTATATTTCATCGTGATAAAGGTTTATTTCCTTCAACTTTTCAAAATATTTTATTGCTAAATCTCTTTTATAGATATTTAATAAGGCCTTCATAAAGATCATTAGCAGTTTCTATTATCTCATCGATCTCTTTAATAAGAATCTCTGTAAGTTCTTCTCCAAATATATGGCTGTTTCTAAAACCTTGTTTTTTAGAAGATTTAAAGTTTCTAATGTGAATTTTTCCATTTTAGTCCCAAATGTTTATTTATTCATTTCTCAATGCTTTTATTGGATCCAACCTTGATGCCTTGTATGCAGGATATAATGCGGAGATTAGAGATGTTAAGATTCCAAAGGTAATGCCAATTATCATATAGAAGATTGCATAATAAGATAAAGAGGTTTTTAAGAGATAATGAACGATCAAATAACCGAAGAATAAACTCAAAAACGCTCCGATTAAAGAACCAATAATTCCCAAGATCAATGCTTCATAAAGGAATAAAATTATAATGTCCCTTTTTGATGCTCCAATGCTTCTCATAACTCCAATCTCCTTCGTTCTCTCTACAACACTCATTAACATGACGTTTCCGATTCCAATGCCTGCAACTAATAATGAGATAGCTCCAATTCCCATTAAGAAGTAAGAAACCTTTGTTATAACACCATTGATCGCTTCCAATATAGAGTTTAAAGATATTATTATACATTTTTTCTCTTTTCTGTTTAAAATTTTATCTGTCTCATTTTTTATTTTATTTATATCCTCTATATTTTTAACATAGAGGATTATTCTTGAATAATTATAATTATTTTCTCCATAAAACCTTCTGTATGTTTTTGCCGTTAAAATTAACGAGTTATCTGGAAATAAAAATGTGCTGTTGTATATTCCGCTAATTCTCAGTGAGATGTTTTTAATCTCCAACTGATCTCCTACATTAACATCATTAACATTAGAAAAGAACGTATCAACAGCAACAGAAGTGTCGGAAACCTTCACTTTCAAATTTAAGTATTTTATATCATTTTTATCAATGCCGAAGATGTTTGCGTATGCTTTTCTATTCTTTCCTTTTATATAAACAAAATCAGAGGTTGCATAGACAGGAATAACTTTGCAATTTAAAACTCTTAGTTTTTCAATATCTCTTTTATCAAAAGATGTATAACCATTTTGATAATTTGGAAAAACAATTATATAGTTGGATATACTCCCCAAATTTTCCATAATTCCCTGCTTTAATCCCCCTCCTAATATTCCCAAAGAGGATATTGCTGCAACTCCAATAATTATTCCAAGTAATGCTAAAACGCTCCTCAATAAGTTTCTTTTTAAGTTTCTCTTTGCTAATTCAAAATACATGCTCTCACTTTTATTTTATCCATTATTTTTATTTATATTTAATTTATCCAGCTTTTCAAAGAGATTTAAAAGAAAGAAAAATAATATTAAAGTTGTATAGCCACTCATGCTTATAATATGCTTTTCAAGAAATGTTAAGACCAAAAATAGCCCAATTCCTAATATAAAGGCAATTCCAAAAAATATAACAAAAGATTTTGCAAAGTCCTTAACGATACCTTTTGAAAACATCCATGTTGATATTGATAAAGATAAAAGAAAGCCAATAACATAAACAAAATCATAAAACTTTACAAGGTTGTCTTTATCAACTGGATAAGTTATATAATCCCCAATAAAAGAGGAGATGCTTCCATCTACAACCAAAATTATAAAAATATAAAACAATATCGCTATTGCAACTGCTCTAACTTTATCGAAGTTTGAGATGTTATTTATCATCAAATCCCCTCAATTTTTCTTCCTTCTCAATTTCTCCATCTTTTAAATAAATTATTCTCTCCCCAAATCTTGCAACATTTATATCATGAGTGACAACAACAACGGTCTTTTTATCCTCTTCATTTAATTTTTTTAATAATTGCATTATCCTTTCTCCTGTTTTGCTATCCAACGCTCCAGTTGGCTCATCCGCTAATATAATAGGTGGATCGTTTGCCAAAGCCCTCGCTATTGCAACTCTCTGCTGCTGTCCCCCACTCAACTGATTTGGTTTGTGGTTGGCAAATCTTTCTTCCAACTCAGCCATCTTTAAGCACTTTAAAGCTCTTTCCCTTCTCTCTTCTTCACTCATCGAATTTCTATATTTAAAAATTAATGGGAGTTCAACATTCTCCAAGGCAGTTAATAAAGGAATTAAGTTGAATTGCTGAAAGACAAAACCAATTTTATCTCTCCTAATTTTTGTTAATTCGTCATCATCTAAATCATTGGTCTTTATATTGTCAATATAAACCTCTCCCTCTGTTGGTTTGTCTAAACAACCAATAATATTTAACATTGTTGATTTTCCACTGCCAGAAGGTCCCATTATAGAAACAAACTCCCCCTTCCCTATTTTCAGATTTACATTTTTTAGGGCATAGATAATTTCTCCTCCCATTTTGTAGGTTTTTGTTACATCTTTGAGTTTGATCATGGTTTCCCCTAAAAGCCCTAATATATGTTGATGTAATCAGTCATATTGCTTAGAAAATTCAGTAAAAATATTAAAAATGGTATAACCAAACTTTTTTTGAATGTCAATTTATAGTTGTACTGGATTCCTTTTGCAAACAGTAACATTGCCCATAACGTTACCACTATATCCATTAACTTAATTATATAATCTCCATCAGCATATACTGTATTTGTTAAAATAGAAACAATCTGAATAATTAAAGCAACTGTCATTTCAATTAAATATACAAAAGAAACATATCCAATAATCTCAAGCATTTTTTTAAAATCTCCAATTCCATTAAATAATTTTATTAAAATTATATAAGAAAATCCTGCAATAATCAATAAAATTACTACATTGGATAAAAATGTAGCTATAAACAAAATAATAAATTTTAAAATTAACAACATAACATCTTCAACTCCTTCCAGGTATATAATTGGGGTTAAAATAACAACTGAACTAACTAAAGACCATAATAGAACGATTATTAAAGGAAGTTTTAAGTTCATTGGTTTAGTTACAATCTCTTTGAAAAATTTATCAGGACTTAATATTAAGTCATTCATTATTTCACCATTAAATCATATTTTAAGATTTAAAGAATGATGAAAATAAATTATGAAAATAAATAATATAAAGATACAAATATTCTAATATTTTATATCAAATCCTTGTCTGGGTCTATATCATCAAGTTTTAAGTCCTTTAAATCTATTCCGAGAGATTCTGCTGTCTGTTGGATTATTGATATCACTTCGTTAAATCCCATTAATCTACCAACTGCATAAATATGTTCTTCTTTATCTTTATCTCTATGTTTTTCAGCTTTATCTTTTTCTTTTTTAGCTTCTAAAGCCCTTTCTTTAATAGCTTCGCATATCTCATAAATAAATGCTTGTAGCGTATCTATATCCACATTCTTCATTTTATTCACCTTTTACCTTTTATTATCTTAATTCACCTCTTTCTATTAAGATTCCTTTCATAATATCTGCTAACTCCTGATTTCTTTCCATATCTTTTTTCCATTTATTTAATAGTCCTTTCTGTTCTTTGTCTGATAGTTGATAAAAATTAGGAATATATTTTGTAGGGTTATTAATTTTATCACGATGTATTTCCACCTGTTTTAAGTAACTTTTCATAGCTTTATATATTTCTCTTGTACTCTTTTTTTCATATTTTTCCAATAATCCACTATGTTTTCCACCATTTTTTGCAATCATATACGCTTTTGGTAATTTCTTCTCAACTTTCCCAGCAAGTGCTAAAGCTTTAATTCCTTTAGAAATTTTAACGGCTTTTAACACCTTTGCAAGTGGTATTAGAGTTATTACATCAAATGCTAGACCCCATCCATTATACTTTTGACCAGTAGCAAAATGATACAAATCCTCTCCAACAATAGTATCCACAACAAAATCTTTCCACGTGTAGCTATAGTATGCCCCTTCAGCGAATACACTATTTATCATACAGAGTATAGTTAAGATAGCAAAACCTTTTAATACAAATTTTATTCAAGCTCATCATGTCACCTCTGATATTGTAATTTGTTTTTTGTAGGTTAAGTTAGCTCAGCCCATAAAGGGCATCATCGCCAATTTTAATTATTTCACATCTTTTCTTACAAAGCCTCTATAAATCAAATAAACTACTCCAACACAGAACAATATAGCTATTCCAACAACTAAATAATTAATTCCTCCATTACTTTCATTTTTTGATGGAATTATATTTTTATCAATTTTTACTGTCTTATAAATGGTCATTAAGTTGTTATCTTCATCTCTATAAGTTATTTTAAGAGGAATTTCACTTACATTTCCATTAATTTGGCAGTGGAGTTCAAAACTACCATAATCATCGGGATTTAGAGTTCCAACGAAATAATTTTCATACGGCTTTTTTGGAATGATGTTTTTTGTTTTTTCTATTGATATTAAAACGCTCTTTGCCTTTCCAGTTCCGATATTGTCTATATCTCCAGTTATTTTTATTTCGTTAAATGAGCTTTCTATATCTATACCACTTAAAACCAAATCTGCCTTTCCTACAACATTTATCGTTAGATTTTTCTCAATCTGATTATTATCAAAATATATTAATATAGGAATATCGACCACTCCTTCTTTATCTACTTTTATTTGGAAAGTTAGATTTTTTGCCTCTCCTTTTTTGATGAATATTGATTTTTGATTATCTCCAATGAAATATTTACCTATCTGAACAACAAATAAGGAATCTTTATAATTATTTTTTATTGAAATTGTTAGATTTTCTATCTTTCCAACTGTAATGGTTGGGTTTTTTATATTTATTGAAACCAACTCATTTGGAAATACATTGAAGGTTAAAATTCCTGTCTCTTCAACTGTATTTTTATTTTGATAGGTTAATGTCTCAGATTTTGAATCCTCATTTATCGTCTCTGATTTTTGCGTTAATTCCAATAAATTGTATGGATTTTTATATGATATTTTGTAATTTATAGAATAAACTCCTTCTTTTTTGGCAAAAATTGTTAATGGAATGTAGGTTGATTCTCCAGAGTTGAGAGAGGATAGAGTGAAAGTGTTATCCCCCAAAATTATTAAATTATTTGAGTTTTGAAATTCTATTTTTATATTTTCAGCAGTTCCTGTTCCTTTATTTGTCAATAGGAGGAGAATTTTATTATTTCCAACATTTAACATATTTTTGGTAGTTTCTATTACCAAGTTTGCCTTTCCTCTCACTGGAAGAGTAAAGATCCTATTTTCAGAATACTGCTGATCATCCTTTGTATAGTTGCAATAAACCGTTATTTTATAATCATAATTTGGAGCATTTGGCTTTATTTTTATTATTAAATGGGCTACTCCATACTCATAAGGAAAGAGATGTCCAATCCACTTCTTTCCTTTAATAATTTCTATGTTCTCTTTTGATATTTCATTTGTTGGTTTTATATATATGACTGTATTGTTAATCTCTTTATCTGATTCTATTGTTATATATAAATCATAGGTTTTAGACGGCTCCAAGTATTGGGCTTTATAATCAAAATTTTTAAAGATTATGTAAGCAGAAACCTGAGATAAAAGAAATAGGAAGATAAATATGATAAATAATTTTTTTAAGCCCTTCATCTTTTTCCCTCATCTTATAATAACTTTAATACGCAGTATAGTTGATACAAACCAAATATAACCGTTGGAATTAAGGCAGTGATAAATGCGTTTTTTAACGTTAGGTTTCTTGCATATTTAATTGCATAAGTCCATATATATAAATTCCATATAGTTACAGCAAAGCCAATTATTGCATTTGTATAGATTAAAGTTTTTGGGATTATATGCTTTATAACCTCTTGAACAATTATTGGATTCTGCATCTGAGTTATAGTTAATGGTTGAATATGAATTTGAGATAAGTAGTAATAGGCAATAGGGACTGTTATTAAAGCTCCAACTATATTTGGAAGGAATCCATAGCCAGTAAAGGATAATGTTTTCTTAAAGCTCCCTTCCCCTTTAAATGCCATTGAAATGAGATGCATAACTCCTGCTATAATTAACCATGCAACAATTCCGCCAATAAATGTAGATATTAACGCAATAATTTTAGTAAAAGCCAATACTTGCTGATACTGTGGAGGAAAGATTTTGTATATAATTGAAGTTGATACGTAGGCAGAGATTGCTATCAATATGGAAAATATTAAAACAATTAAAAATGGTTCTTTTAGAGAGATCTCTTTCTGAGAGAGTTTTTTGAAGAACATGTCTGGATTTGTTAAAGCTTCTATTATATTCATTAATACCACCTATTAGATTTTTCAATGATTGTATTTGTTGCTTCAACTATTTAAATCTTACGTTAGTAGATAAGTGGCTATCTTTGGAGTAATATAAACTTCGATAAAAGCGGCTATTATGATTAGAATTATTGAAATTATTGCTAATTTTAAAAAGACCTTTATATCTTCCTCTGTTATTGGTTTTTCTTTTTTA
This region includes:
- a CDS encoding AIR synthase related protein; the encoded protein is MENFEYELKNAIEHILETNYPRKAFWHFDDLIDDLKSGIKAGDDAVVIKNMVVNMEGPYPLKLGAKTALIHTACDVVAMGAEPKFALNAIQAKNEDEIKLAVDGLRKQSIGLNIPIVGGNTQTVEELKSCIAVAVFGDLVDEELIIRDGGAKEGDLLIMLGDPVEGDVGERVYKAKKKFDTYLEILKRGIKVNACKDASRGGWLGNLLEMLIKAKKGAEIKSLPYPRATRYLGSYILAVPEEEYEKILDIALKNKCPIVLFGRIIEDPKLVIGTKEYLSEEKMLELIKRFPYKPMGI
- a CDS encoding Yip1 family protein yields the protein MNDLILSPDKFFKEIVTKPMNLKLPLIIVLLWSLVSSVVILTPIIYLEGVEDVMLLILKFIILFIATFLSNVVILLIIAGFSYIILIKLFNGIGDFKKMLEIIGYVSFVYLIEMTVALIIQIVSILTNTVYADGDYIIKLMDIVVTLWAMLLFAKGIQYNYKLTFKKSLVIPFLIFLLNFLSNMTDYINIY
- a CDS encoding COG1361 S-layer family protein, whose amino-acid sequence is MKGLKKLFIIFIFLFLLSQVSAYIIFKNFDYKAQYLEPSKTYDLYITIESDKEINNTVIYIKPTNEISKENIEIIKGKKWIGHLFPYEYGVAHLIIKIKPNAPNYDYKITVYCNYTKDDQQYSENRIFTLPVRGKANLVIETTKNMLNVGNNKILLLLTNKGTGTAENIKIEFQNSNNLIILGDNTFTLSSLNSGESTYIPLTIFAKKEGVYSINYKISYKNPYNLLELTQKSETINEDSKSETLTYQNKNTVEETGILTFNVFPNELVSINIKNPTITVGKIENLTISIKNNYKDSLFVVQIGKYFIGDNQKSIFIKKGEAKNLTFQIKVDKEGVVDIPILIYFDNNQIEKNLTINVVGKADLVLSGIDIESSFNEIKITGDIDNIGTGKAKSVLISIEKTKNIIPKKPYENYFVGTLNPDDYGSFELHCQINGNVSEIPLKITYRDEDNNLMTIYKTVKIDKNIIPSKNESNGGINYLVVGIAILFCVGVVYLIYRGFVRKDVK
- a CDS encoding ABC transporter ATP-binding protein, whose amino-acid sequence is MIKLKDVTKTYKMGGEIIYALKNVNLKIGKGEFVSIMGPSGSGKSTMLNIIGCLDKPTEGEVYIDNIKTNDLDDDELTKIRRDKIGFVFQQFNLIPLLTALENVELPLIFKYRNSMSEEERRERALKCLKMAELEERFANHKPNQLSGGQQQRVAIARALANDPPIILADEPTGALDSKTGERIMQLLKKLNEEDKKTVVVVTHDINVARFGERIIYLKDGEIEKEEKLRGFDDK
- a CDS encoding ABC transporter permease, with translation MYFELAKRNLKRNLLRSVLALLGIIIGVAAISSLGILGGGLKQGIMENLGSISNYIIVFPNYQNGYTSFDKRDIEKLRVLNCKVIPVYATSDFVYIKGKNRKAYANIFGIDKNDIKYLNLKVKVSDTSVAVDTFFSNVNDVNVGDQLEIKNISLRISGIYNSTFLFPDNSLILTAKTYRRFYGENNYNYSRIILYVKNIEDINKIKNETDKILNRKEKKCIIISLNSILEAINGVITKVSYFLMGIGAISLLVAGIGIGNVMLMSVVERTKEIGVMRSIGASKRDIIILFLYEALILGIIGSLIGAFLSLFFGYLIVHYLLKTSLSYYAIFYMIIGITFGILTSLISALYPAYKASRLDPIKALRNE
- a CDS encoding Yip1 family protein; translation: MNIIEALTNPDMFFKKLSQKEISLKEPFLIVLIFSILIAISAYVSTSIIYKIFPPQYQQVLAFTKIIALISTFIGGIVAWLIIAGVMHLISMAFKGEGSFKKTLSFTGYGFLPNIVGALITVPIAYYYLSQIHIQPLTITQMQNPIIVQEVIKHIIPKTLIYTNAIIGFAVTIWNLYIWTYAIKYARNLTLKNAFITALIPTVIFGLYQLYCVLKLL